From Triticum aestivum cultivar Chinese Spring chromosome 4A, IWGSC CS RefSeq v2.1, whole genome shotgun sequence, a single genomic window includes:
- the LOC123084733 gene encoding uncharacterized protein, with product MALNERLSKFKQQQERCQTTLSSIAATQASTTKSHNAPRSRPANAPSAPAKQIQAIKFSNDTERLQHINSVRKSPVGAQIKLVIELLYKTRLAYTAEQINEATYVAINSNKAVFDSLTNNPKVQFDGKRFSYKSKHDLKGKDQLLHLIRRFPEGLPVVEVKDSYPTVLDDLQALKASGDVWWLSSMDSQEDIVYPNDPKSKIKVDADLKQLYREIELPRDMIDIEKELLKNGHKPATDTTKRRAAAQIHGQRPKPKAKKKQKEITKRTKLTNAHLPELFDLPR from the exons ATGGCTCTTAATGAACGCCTCAGCAAATTTAAACAACAGCAGGAGAGATGCCAGACAACTCTATCCAGCATTGCTGCAACCCAAGCTTCAACCACAAAGTCCCACAATGCTCCAAGGTCTAGACCAGCAAATGCCCCGTCAGCTCCAGCAAAACAGATACAGGCTATTAAATTCTCAAATGatactgaaaggcttcaacacatCAATTCAGTGAGGAAGTCTCCTGTTGGAGCACAGATCAAATTAGTTATTGAACTGCTTTACAAG ACAAGACTTGCTTATACAGCAGAGCAAATAAATGAAGCAACATATGTTGCAATTAATAGTAACAAGGCAGTCTTTGATAGTCTGACGAACAATCCCAAAGTACAATTTGATGGGAAGCGTTTCTCTTACAAG TCCAAGCATGATTTGAAGGGGAAAGATCAATTGCTTCATTTGATCAGAAGGTTTCCTGAGGGTCTTCCTGTTGTGGAGGTCAAGGATTCATATCCAACCGTATTGGATGATCTACAG GCTCTCAAAGCCTCTGGTGATGTGTGGTGGCTGTCAAGCATGGACTCCCAGGAAGACATTGTGTACCCAAATGATCCCAAATCGAAGATCAAGGTCGATGCCGACTTGAAGCAGCTGTACCGGGAGATAGAGCTGCCACGGGACATGATTGACATCGAGAAGGAGCTGCTGAAGAACGGGCACAAGCCAGCAACCGACACGACCAAGCGGCGTGCAGCGGCGCAGATCCATGGCCAGCGACCAAAGCcaaaggccaagaagaagcagaaagagatCACTAAAAGGACCAAGCTCACGAATGCGCATCTGCCTGAGCTGTTCGACCTGCCCCGTTGA